Proteins encoded by one window of Companilactobacillus ginsenosidimutans:
- a CDS encoding TIGR02677 family protein encodes MADYTADQLDNDLNLLTEWGNLQAQQEMTHPKTIEEYRNKHFRYQITTVGIAIEEFIQSLPSEDENSGDLDSHLFERLLEVLNKLNSFDNQKLLDGWEDLHDRFDKIRRNATGYVAYLTSSKVEDLMQTTEFLVYKLKFIEYLREFIRKMQQTSVAIETALNGVSEDTIQKIIKLQTEHDEKKPTFTKQSSQETAGRITETWKHIRDWFIDQEGRDSEYTNLIAQTNEAMSRVTSIIQTITESNQQHRSRSKDYLQIASWYQSIVDSASDEEAKLSDANKLSSLLFSFGKTRHVQAAAMNVTNQLDELWKMEVPNAELTSKSRKNRARVVNKPFVKDPEKQAQVRLAYQKKQQETRAMWNKYLEGGSLQLSNIHELPIEMRHDLIRYFSSAMVASDHRVATKLGWVFEVKIDRKRLVTVQFSDGYLTMPDTEFKIVGGQEIEK; translated from the coding sequence TTGGCTGATTATACTGCTGACCAACTGGATAATGATCTGAATTTGTTGACTGAATGGGGTAATTTGCAGGCTCAACAAGAGATGACTCATCCAAAGACAATTGAAGAGTATCGGAATAAACATTTTAGATATCAAATCACGACGGTAGGAATTGCCATTGAAGAATTCATACAGTCATTGCCAAGTGAGGATGAGAACTCGGGGGATTTGGATTCACATTTATTCGAAAGATTGCTGGAAGTCTTAAACAAATTGAACTCGTTTGATAATCAGAAATTATTGGATGGATGGGAAGACTTGCATGATAGGTTTGACAAAATTCGCCGTAATGCAACAGGGTATGTGGCCTATTTGACCTCTAGTAAGGTAGAAGACTTAATGCAGACCACCGAGTTTCTAGTCTATAAATTAAAATTCATCGAATATTTACGAGAATTTATTCGTAAGATGCAACAGACCAGTGTGGCGATTGAAACTGCATTGAATGGTGTATCTGAGGATACTATTCAGAAAATCATTAAGCTACAAACTGAACACGATGAGAAGAAACCAACTTTTACAAAGCAAAGTTCTCAAGAAACTGCCGGGAGAATAACTGAAACTTGGAAGCATATTCGTGACTGGTTTATTGATCAAGAGGGGCGTGACAGTGAATACACTAATCTGATTGCCCAAACTAATGAGGCGATGAGTCGTGTAACCAGCATTATTCAAACTATTACTGAAAGCAATCAGCAACATCGAAGTCGGTCTAAGGATTATTTGCAAATTGCTAGTTGGTATCAATCAATTGTCGATAGTGCATCTGATGAAGAAGCTAAATTGTCTGACGCGAATAAGCTATCATCATTACTCTTTAGCTTTGGAAAAACTAGACATGTGCAGGCTGCTGCCATGAATGTCACCAACCAATTGGATGAATTATGGAAAATGGAAGTACCAAATGCTGAATTGACATCTAAAAGTCGGAAGAATAGAGCCAGGGTTGTAAACAAGCCTTTTGTTAAGGATCCGGAGAAACAAGCTCAAGTACGTTTGGCATATCAAAAGAAACAACAAGAGACTCGAGCAATGTGGAACAAATATTTGGAAGGTGGATCACTTCAATTGTCGAATATTCACGAACTTCCGATTGAAATGCGACATGATTTAATTAGATACTTTTCATCAGCAATGGTTGCGTCAGATCACCGAGTTGCTACTAAGCTAGGCTGGGTTTTTGAAGTTAAAATTGATCGGAAACGACTGGTAACTGTGCAGTTTTCAGATGGATATTTAACGATGCCAGATACGGAATTCAAAATTGTGGGAGGGCAAGAAATTGAAAAATGA
- a CDS encoding DUF2398 family protein, protein MKNDEDIRICLDALLENRVILDNKQSELFRLIKKNTSDLRKLCLNDLGMRLIVNAHFIKLEKIPEYPQSFMGIENFDEVEDYVMFACVMSFLEETGPDTPFLLPDLTDNLKRNMPVKIDWTEFQIRKRLVRVIKQLVELSVINVLDGNYDEFDRNENEEALFTATNYSRYLLRRFPENLQNLESWEQLKFSPDEHATRIKVIQSLFISPGICRTEETEELFRYMRNQQKFLIDYFERYSYYDFELSKDLGLLVSHNRRAQIKYIPDNSSAGDLLMIVGDKLRDGQFNTDEYGQIHLGISQWQSIVSEAVIDNQELLSKTYREKSLELLAKELLAQTNQTGLTKLNDTGIVVTPIFARLSGEFIKND, encoded by the coding sequence TTGAAAAATGATGAAGATATTCGAATTTGTTTAGATGCTTTGCTTGAAAATCGCGTAATTTTAGATAACAAGCAATCGGAACTGTTTCGACTAATCAAGAAAAATACTTCTGATTTGAGAAAGCTCTGCCTTAACGACCTTGGGATGAGATTAATTGTGAATGCGCATTTTATTAAATTGGAAAAAATTCCAGAATATCCGCAATCGTTTATGGGAATTGAAAATTTTGATGAAGTTGAAGATTATGTCATGTTTGCTTGTGTTATGTCTTTCCTTGAGGAGACTGGTCCGGATACACCTTTTTTGTTGCCGGATTTAACCGACAATCTGAAAAGAAATATGCCAGTGAAGATTGATTGGACTGAGTTTCAAATTAGAAAAAGGTTAGTCAGAGTTATCAAACAATTGGTAGAACTATCCGTGATTAATGTCTTGGATGGTAACTATGATGAGTTTGACCGCAATGAAAACGAAGAGGCGTTGTTCACAGCAACAAATTATTCCCGTTACTTGTTACGAAGATTCCCGGAGAACTTACAAAATTTAGAAAGTTGGGAACAGCTTAAATTTAGTCCCGATGAACACGCTACTAGAATTAAGGTTATCCAAAGTTTATTTATTTCCCCTGGAATTTGCCGCACGGAGGAAACTGAAGAATTATTCAGATATATGCGGAATCAACAAAAATTCTTAATTGATTATTTTGAACGTTATTCTTATTACGACTTTGAACTATCTAAAGATTTAGGATTGTTGGTTAGCCACAACCGACGCGCCCAAATTAAATACATTCCTGATAATAGCAGTGCTGGGGACCTGTTGATGATAGTTGGGGATAAATTGCGTGATGGTCAGTTTAATACTGATGAATATGGCCAAATCCATCTTGGAATCTCACAGTGGCAAAGTATTGTGTCTGAGGCTGTGATTGATAATCAAGAACTTTTGTCAAAAACATATCGGGAAAAATCACTTGAACTATTGGCTAAAGAATTATTAGCTCAAACTAATCAGACTGGCTTGACTAAGTTAAATGATACTGGGATTGTTGTTACACCAATTTTTGCCAGATTGAGTGGCGAATTTATTAAAAACGACTAG
- a CDS encoding TIGR02680 family protein produces MENQYVLNRLGLINFWYYQDQIFELSDGHLLLRGSNGAGKSVTMQSLMPVLLDGNTEASRLDSFGSRDRKMLDYLLGEKDVSGKDEAVGYLWAEYKLGDKYITTGIGMHGRRNSTNLDRWYFVIEDGRRIGADYDFSLLTNETENSATTLSKKQLKNQLVQGGNVFDKAKDYAKYVSNHIFGFNSIEDFEDTISLLIQLRNPKLNKDFKPDDLENILASSLPSLTDDNVQASAQTLDQIERANSNIQDSKNQEKALQPLLRAFNKYRRDQLLTLAHTSKKHSDAYLSLNKRLNDVENEKQNNLQLQDELTQSVDNLEIELTAQGDLRNKLSSNKLFGLAEKETKLEKDLENISKDYENKHNQVLQNQVNIDTQQDKQNGLNYKKAETENELKKLSEKMQNIADKLSFTIQHQLIISSTSEKTDIDFKHWITEAHEYQSNLRAIVNLFEKQSRVEENIDRLDRSLSVENDKLSKMQLEQRDWESSYNEYLFNLKQALMDYRDSLSFEITHEVIGTVQSNLDKIYTSEVSDFSVAVKPIIDEFTNKSAELKIQEKEVTAEIDQIDQEIGDLKAEQENIRSQKYPVPERLSRREKARDQQSDGVPFYQLLDWNPDISADVAGKLEGALLESGILDGLVTQDGKIVVGDSVLVAEPLLMQQTLADYLKADLDSDVNIEKSQITELLNSIAVDDTNHDVQTMITVDGEFRVGIISGKAQPDYVSQFIGATAQKKYRESQIEKIQGEINQKLSDRELTTKRLEETRQEIVRVVDDQAKLPTDDDLHQAHHQVEVCDHNIELQRNTVSQASVALEAEKESSQRIRLGINQKTQNIKIAKNEEAFVQATQSMESYLSGINEWKQFANNINNQNERINDVIERLAELENDLVERKTELTTLYEKKQQINFALASNKKLQGAAGDLADIRKQIKDIDDRIESIKHQQKGNNKRLHELAGKVGSYESDINLFSTQLEFEKPFSALLIQTFDKELSIEVGDDESDQDTLRTELLDEHMPEADKLSHDIEIVNRQFNTQSNDLLDFGPKQRSRSTLTEPDWINDFSDYQAEIDNWRRDLNIQQEVLVELSGVDSSVTQLDEKLKQQISINQEAMTQGEEELFRTIIFDSLGKIIRQRINKAQDWVDKINLVLRQQENNSNLKLNIKWEIKPSDELSDTDNQEGVNLLKKDPKALTDADLNKIKRFLNSKINARRAEYEDEGKSVQMTTVLRDALDYREWFQFRMFYTQNGKNKRQLTRAVFNRFSGGEKAITMYTPLFVAMSARYDNASDFAPRIITLDEAFAGIDESNISQLFKTINQLGFNYIMNSQQLQAEYSTVPSLNTYELLRAKGEAGDLVTTIKIHWNGKNREE; encoded by the coding sequence ATGGAAAATCAATATGTTTTAAATCGATTGGGATTAATAAACTTTTGGTATTATCAAGATCAGATTTTTGAATTAAGCGATGGCCATTTACTCCTGCGTGGTAGTAATGGTGCGGGTAAATCAGTTACTATGCAGAGTTTGATGCCAGTCCTACTTGACGGTAACACTGAAGCTAGTCGTTTAGATTCTTTTGGTAGTCGCGACCGTAAAATGTTGGATTATTTGCTTGGCGAGAAAGATGTCAGTGGAAAAGACGAAGCAGTTGGATATTTATGGGCGGAATATAAGCTTGGTGATAAATATATAACGACTGGGATAGGGATGCATGGACGCAGAAATTCCACCAACCTTGACCGCTGGTACTTTGTAATTGAAGATGGTCGAAGAATCGGTGCTGATTATGACTTTTCACTTCTAACAAATGAAACGGAAAACTCTGCCACGACCTTAAGCAAGAAACAATTGAAGAATCAGTTAGTTCAAGGTGGCAATGTTTTTGATAAAGCTAAGGATTACGCGAAATACGTGAGCAACCATATTTTTGGATTCAATTCTATCGAGGATTTTGAAGATACGATTAGTTTATTGATTCAACTTCGTAATCCTAAACTGAATAAAGATTTCAAGCCGGATGATTTGGAAAATATTTTGGCATCATCACTTCCAAGCTTGACGGATGACAATGTGCAAGCAAGCGCCCAGACTTTGGACCAAATTGAGAGAGCAAATTCGAATATTCAGGATAGCAAGAATCAGGAAAAAGCGCTTCAACCACTTCTTAGAGCATTTAACAAATATCGTAGAGATCAATTATTAACGCTAGCCCATACATCGAAGAAACATTCAGATGCTTATTTGAGTTTGAACAAAAGGCTTAATGATGTTGAGAATGAAAAACAAAATAATCTACAATTACAAGATGAGTTGACTCAGTCTGTCGATAATTTGGAAATTGAACTCACTGCTCAAGGAGATCTTCGAAACAAGCTTTCCAGTAATAAACTTTTTGGGTTGGCTGAAAAAGAGACCAAGCTAGAGAAGGACCTTGAGAATATTTCGAAGGATTATGAGAATAAACATAATCAAGTATTACAAAATCAAGTAAATATTGATACTCAACAAGATAAGCAGAACGGACTGAATTATAAGAAGGCTGAAACTGAGAATGAGTTGAAGAAATTGAGTGAGAAGATGCAAAACATTGCTGACAAGCTTAGTTTTACAATTCAACATCAATTGATAATCTCTTCAACTTCTGAGAAAACAGATATTGACTTTAAACATTGGATTACAGAAGCTCATGAGTATCAGAGTAATTTACGAGCAATCGTCAATTTATTTGAGAAACAGTCCCGAGTTGAAGAAAATATTGATCGATTAGACAGGTCGTTGAGTGTGGAGAATGATAAGCTCTCAAAGATGCAGCTTGAACAACGTGACTGGGAATCTAGTTACAATGAATATTTATTCAATTTAAAGCAAGCGTTGATGGATTATCGTGACTCTTTGAGCTTTGAAATTACTCATGAAGTTATCGGAACCGTGCAGTCTAATTTGGATAAAATTTATACCTCTGAAGTTTCTGATTTTTCTGTTGCTGTGAAACCAATTATCGATGAATTCACTAATAAAAGTGCCGAACTTAAAATTCAAGAAAAAGAAGTTACAGCTGAGATTGACCAAATTGATCAAGAAATTGGTGATTTAAAAGCAGAGCAGGAAAATATCCGTTCGCAAAAATATCCTGTTCCGGAACGATTATCTAGACGTGAAAAAGCACGTGATCAACAGTCAGATGGTGTTCCGTTTTATCAACTGCTGGACTGGAATCCTGATATTTCTGCTGATGTTGCCGGTAAATTGGAAGGTGCATTACTAGAGAGTGGCATTCTAGATGGATTGGTTACTCAAGATGGGAAAATTGTGGTTGGGGATTCCGTTTTGGTAGCTGAACCCTTATTAATGCAGCAGACTTTAGCGGATTATTTGAAAGCTGATTTGGATTCCGATGTTAATATTGAAAAATCCCAAATTACTGAACTGTTGAATAGTATTGCCGTTGATGATACTAATCATGATGTTCAAACCATGATTACCGTTGATGGTGAATTTAGAGTTGGAATTATTTCTGGAAAAGCTCAACCGGATTATGTTTCTCAATTCATTGGTGCGACTGCTCAGAAAAAATATCGTGAATCACAAATTGAGAAGATTCAGGGGGAGATTAATCAAAAGCTTAGTGACAGAGAGTTGACAACCAAAAGGCTTGAGGAAACTCGTCAAGAAATTGTTCGTGTTGTCGACGATCAAGCCAAATTACCTACAGATGATGATTTGCATCAAGCTCATCATCAGGTAGAAGTATGTGACCACAATATTGAGTTGCAAAGAAACACGGTAAGTCAAGCTAGTGTGGCACTTGAAGCTGAAAAAGAATCCTCTCAGAGGATTAGATTGGGAATTAATCAGAAAACTCAGAATATTAAGATTGCTAAAAATGAGGAAGCTTTTGTTCAAGCGACTCAATCGATGGAATCTTATTTGTCTGGGATTAATGAATGGAAACAGTTTGCAAATAACATCAATAATCAGAATGAACGAATTAACGATGTTATTGAAAGACTAGCTGAATTGGAAAACGATTTGGTTGAAAGAAAAACTGAGTTAACGACATTATATGAAAAGAAGCAACAGATTAACTTTGCATTGGCCTCTAATAAAAAATTGCAGGGTGCTGCTGGTGATCTGGCTGATATTCGTAAGCAAATAAAGGATATCGACGATAGAATAGAATCAATCAAGCACCAGCAAAAAGGTAACAATAAGCGACTGCATGAGCTTGCTGGTAAGGTTGGGTCATATGAAAGTGATATCAATCTTTTCTCAACACAACTCGAGTTTGAAAAACCTTTTTCAGCATTGTTGATTCAAACATTTGATAAAGAATTGAGCATTGAAGTTGGTGACGATGAGTCGGACCAAGATACGTTAAGAACTGAATTGTTAGACGAGCACATGCCAGAAGCTGACAAGCTAAGTCACGATATTGAAATCGTCAATCGACAATTCAATACGCAAAGTAATGACCTCTTGGATTTCGGTCCTAAACAACGAAGTCGGTCTACTTTGACTGAGCCAGATTGGATTAATGACTTTTCAGATTATCAAGCTGAAATTGATAATTGGCGCAGAGATTTGAATATCCAGCAGGAAGTATTAGTCGAGTTATCAGGTGTCGACAGTTCCGTTACTCAGTTGGACGAAAAACTGAAGCAACAAATTTCGATTAACCAAGAAGCTATGACACAAGGTGAAGAGGAATTATTCCGAACAATTATTTTTGACAGCTTAGGTAAAATTATTCGCCAACGAATTAATAAGGCTCAGGATTGGGTCGATAAGATCAACCTTGTCCTTCGTCAACAGGAAAATAATTCTAACTTGAAATTGAATATTAAGTGGGAGATTAAGCCTAGTGACGAGTTGAGCGATACTGATAATCAAGAAGGCGTTAATTTGCTGAAGAAGGATCCTAAGGCCCTAACTGATGCTGACTTGAACAAGATTAAGCGTTTCTTGAATAGCAAGATTAATGCTAGACGTGCTGAATATGAGGATGAAGGCAAGTCAGTTCAAATGACTACTGTCTTGAGGGATGCACTCGATTACCGTGAGTGGTTCCAGTTTAGAATGTTTTACACTCAGAATGGGAAGAACAAGCGCCAATTGACTAGGGCTGTTTTCAATAGATTCTCTGGTGGGGAAAAAGCTATTACGATGTATACGCCATTATTTGTTGCCATGTCGGCAAGGTATGATAATGCTAGTGATTTTGCACCTCGAATTATTACTTTGGATGAAGCATTTGCTGGGATTGACGAGAGCAATATCAGTCAGCTTTTCAAAACCATCAATCAACTAGGATTCAACTACATCATGAATTCTCAACAGTTACAGGCCGAATATTCAACTGTCCCAAGCTTGAACACCTATGAATTATTGAGAGCCAAAGGTGAAGCTGGAGACTTGGTGACGACAATTAAGATTCATTGGAACGGAAAGAATAGGGAAGAATAG
- a CDS encoding NAD(P)H-dependent oxidoreductase yields the protein MKLVGIAGSIADQSYNRMLLKFMASHFNSQVDIEILDINDIPMFNQDEDVSQGDAIQYIAKKIQAADGVILAEPEHNHTVTAAMKNLIEWLSYSIHPLDGKPVLIVGASYYTQGSSRAQLHLRQILESPGVNAICLPGNEVLLGNVKGAFDDNGNLKSQGTIDFIGGTLAKFIKFVKVINMIGKQSDDSYEQEDLDAKNPVDTTVTNVEMNAKDWVEQAAVKTNAVDGKAYVKLDRGLLTVDQINYFLNTMPMELTYVDDNNQFIYYNKTMDGKDMLASRTPDQVGDRMTDVHPPRAIKHVKQVIHALREGKSDLISMPVPGNNDTRHVMHYYKAMRDENGRYRGVNEWVLDMWPIIEQYLKQTGKKLVADPNAKVDATAGASEGSDSAKADVDANAGASEDADTTVAPAAPTPDVDANSGASEA from the coding sequence ATGAAATTAGTTGGTATCGCAGGCTCAATCGCAGACCAATCATATAACCGTATGTTGTTGAAATTTATGGCATCACATTTCAACAGCCAAGTGGATATCGAGATTTTGGACATCAATGACATTCCAATGTTCAATCAAGATGAGGATGTATCACAAGGTGATGCAATTCAATACATCGCTAAAAAAATTCAAGCAGCTGATGGTGTTATTCTTGCTGAACCAGAGCACAATCACACTGTAACTGCTGCCATGAAGAATCTTATCGAATGGCTTTCTTACAGCATTCATCCATTAGATGGCAAACCAGTCTTAATCGTTGGTGCATCATACTACACACAAGGTTCATCACGTGCTCAATTACACTTAAGACAAATTCTTGAATCACCAGGTGTTAACGCAATTTGCTTGCCAGGAAATGAAGTTTTACTTGGCAATGTTAAAGGTGCATTTGATGATAACGGAAACTTGAAGAGTCAAGGTACAATCGACTTTATCGGCGGTACATTAGCTAAATTTATCAAATTTGTAAAAGTTATTAATATGATTGGTAAACAAAGTGACGACTCATATGAACAAGAAGATTTGGATGCCAAGAATCCGGTTGACACAACCGTTACAAACGTTGAAATGAATGCTAAAGATTGGGTTGAACAAGCTGCAGTTAAGACAAATGCCGTTGACGGCAAAGCTTACGTTAAATTGGATCGTGGACTTTTGACAGTTGACCAAATCAACTATTTCTTGAACACTATGCCAATGGAATTAACATACGTTGATGACAACAACCAATTCATCTATTACAACAAGACAATGGATGGAAAAGATATGTTAGCATCAAGAACACCAGATCAAGTCGGTGACCGTATGACAGACGTTCACCCACCACGCGCAATCAAACACGTAAAACAAGTTATCCATGCCTTACGTGAAGGTAAGAGTGACTTGATTTCAATGCCAGTACCTGGTAACAACGATACAAGACACGTAATGCACTATTACAAAGCAATGCGTGATGAAAATGGCAGATATCGTGGAGTAAACGAATGGGTACTCGACATGTGGCCAATCATCGAACAATACCTCAAACAAACAGGTAAGAAATTAGTCGCAGATCCAAATGCCAAAGTAGACGCAACAGCCGGAGCATCAGAAGGCTCAGATTCTGCCAAAGCCGATGTAGATGCAAATGCTGGAGCATCAGAAGATGCCGACACAACAGTCGCACCCGCAGCACCAACACCAGATGTTGATGCTAACTCAGGTGCTTCAGAAGCATAA
- a CDS encoding DUF2397 family protein codes for MSDYDKLKQVAYLNADNVERYRRIMHFFYTENQRMNNLLYK; via the coding sequence ATGAGTGATTATGATAAATTAAAACAAGTTGCATATCTGAATGCTGATAACGTTGAACGTTATCGTCGGATTATGCACTTTTTTTATACCGAAAATCAGCGGATGAATAACTTACTATATAAGTAA